In Perognathus longimembris pacificus isolate PPM17 chromosome 3, ASM2315922v1, whole genome shotgun sequence, a single window of DNA contains:
- the LOC125349471 gene encoding transmembrane protein 45B-like, which produces MANFKGHALPGSFFLIIGLWWSVKFPLKYFHQKGKKSRLSQHQQRVEIIEAAVRIFCCVVGMLAEQLVKDGPFFHLYHDDHWVKLMNWQHATMYLFFGISGIIDILTYLFTHIMPLGVDRLVMCMSVLNEGFLFYYHIHNRPLLDQHIHSLLVFVTFGGSITIFLEVLHRDNVVLELLRATLTILQGSWFWQIGFVLFPPFGTVEWDQKDEHNIMFITMCFSWHCIIALCIVAINYTLVYCFLTRSKKQGQGEIIGIQNLKSDYTDQTALLSGLDEE; this is translated from the exons ATGGCAAACTTCAAGGGTCATGCTCTCCCGGGGAGTTTCTTCTTGATCATTGGATTGTGGTGGTCAGTGAAGTTCCCACTGAAGTACTTTCACCAAAAGGGCAAGAAGAGCAGGCTGAGCCAGCACCAGCAGCGGGTTGAAATCATTGAAGCTGCAGTCAGGATCTTCTGTTGTGTTGTTG GGATGCTGGCAGAGCAGCTTGTTAAGGATGGGCCCTTCTTCCATCTCTACCACGATGACCACTGGGTGAAGTTGATGAACTGGCAGCACGCCACAATGTACCTCTTCTTTGGAATCTCAGGAATCATTGACATACTCACCTACCTTTTCACCCACATCATGCCCTTGGGTGTGGACAGACTGGTGATGTGTATGTCAGTACTCAATGAAG GCTTTCTCTTCTACTACCACATTCACAATCGACCCCTGCTGGACCAGCACATCCACTCACTCCTGGTGTTTGTTACATTTGGAGGAAGTATCACTATCTTCCTTGAGGTGCTTCATCGGGACAATGTTGTGCTGGAACTTCTAAGAGCCACTCTTACTATTCTTCAGGGATCCTGGTTCTGGCAG ATTGGGTTTGTGCTGTTCCCACCTTTTGGAACAGTAGAGTGGGACCAGAAAGATGAGCACAACATCATGTTCATCACTATGTGCTTCAGCTGGCACTGCATCATCGCCCTGTGCATTGTGGCCATCAACTACACGCTTGTTTACTG CTTTCTGACTAGGTCAAAGAAACAAGGACAAGGAGAGATCATTGGGATTCAGAATCTAAAGTCTGATTACACTGACCAGACTGCCCTTTTGAGTGGCTTAGATGAGGAATGA